The DNA window GTCCCGACAAGCTCGATTCCCATCCCGCCCCCCGGTGTCCATCTTGATCCAAACATCGTACCCGCCGCCGGCGTCAACGCGTCCTATGCCGCAAAACTCGCAGCGGTTGAATCTGTCGCCGAGAGCAAACTCGGAACACCCTACATTTGGGGACACAACGAGGATCGCGGGCAATACGGATTTGACTGCAGCAATTACACAGAATACGTGTTTCACCACGCACTTGGCTACCTCATGACAACATCTAGCAAAGGCCAGTATCTGTACGTCGGTGTCAAGGTTCCACTGAGTGCGATGCGCCCAGGCGACTTGATCGCGTTTGACAGCGGAGCACATGTTGGAATATTCATCGGCAATGGACAGATGATCCAGGAGGGTGGGGGGCTTGGTAAATGCGGTTACTTGCCGCTCACACCAACATCCTATTGGTACCATCACATCTCTGCGGTCAAGCGAATGTTCTAGACTCTCCAAAAGATTTGCCAAAAAGCCGTCGCAACGCATGCATACCCGCGTGCCGCGACGGCTTTTGTCTATTTAGCTGCTGCAAACGCCGTTATCAAGCAAACATCCCCGCAACCCCATAGAGAATTGCCGAGATGGCGCCTGCAATCGCTGTGGAGCGCAGCAGAGAGCGTGCGAGTTTCATGACGGGCAGTTTCATCACCGTTGCCATCGCAACCGTGTTGTCGCTAAGCGGTGAGGCAAAACCGCCCAGTGTCCCGCCGGCAAACACGGCTCCTGCAATCAGCGGCAAGGAAGCGTGCATGGCCAGACCAAGTGTGAAACCAAGCGGCATCATGATGCCCCATGTGCCAAACGATGAGCCGATAAAGTAAGAGAGAATCGATCCCAGAACGAATATGGAAGGCGCAATCAACATTTTTGGGATGAGATGGCCCACGGTTTGTGTGATGTATTGTGAAAAACCCAATTGGGTCGACACGTACGACACTGCCCAGACGAGAAGAAGAAGGACAATGACTGGCATCATCTCGTTGCCTCCCGAGATCGCCCCGATCATCAAACGGCCGATCTCCTGCTTGCGAAACAGATAAAAAACCAAAGAGAGCAACACCGTGATGAAAATTGCGGTGATCATCGCCTTTGCCGCATCTGCGTGCAAAAACGCCTGAAGCACACTGCGCTGTGGCGCACTGCCATTCAGGTAGGTCAACACAAAAGTGAGGATCAACAAGAGGACAATGGGAAAAACAAGGTGCAGGGCGGACGGTTTTGCCCGCTCACTCCATATATCAAGCGGTTCGCGCGGATCGTCTTCTGGGATCGCCGTCACCGCGTCAGGCGCCCCTGACACGACAGGCTCGGGCAACGGCCCGTCTCCTTCATCCGCTGAAATACCGTGCGCACTGCGGCGCACACGGAAACTTCGCAGTGCACCGGCGATGAGGATGACCACTGCAAAAAAATTGAACGGCAGGCTTGTGAGAAAAAACGGATACGCATTTGTCGCGACACCCGCATGTTTGAGCGAGACGGCGAGCAATCCCACCATGTACCCGACAAACGCAGTTCCAATGGGAACAAGACTGATCAGCGGCGTTGATGTCACGTCAATGGCATAGGCGAGATCGTAGGGCTTTATATTCAGCCGCCGTCCGACCTCTTTCATGATCGGCGCGACCGTGATGATGCGAAAGTCAGGCGCCATGAACGTCGCCAGGCTTGAGAGCCACGTGATGGCATAGGCCGAACGCGCCGTGCGAATGCGCGGTTCAAGCCATGTGGCGATACCGTGCACTCCGCCTGTGATGCGGATGAGCCCGACGAGAACGCCAAAGAGATAGAGGAACACGACCAGATGGAGGTTTCCCGTCACTTGCATCTCCTGGTAGAGGTCCGTGAGTGCTTGATCGAACATGTGAAACAGAGAACCTGTCTGCAAAAAAGCACCCGCAAGAAGTCCCGCGATAAGCCCCGGAATCACCTGCCGGGTGATCATGCTCACGGGTATCACAACCGCAAACGGCAATAGCGAAAGCCACCCTGGGTGTATCATCCCATCCCTCCTCACGCAAGTTTTTGCGCCAAAAGGGAAACCTATGCATACTTGGATGGATCACGCAAAGAATGCCCCATCCCGCAAGAGAGGCGATTTCACAACAATGGCTGCTACCAAACAAAAGCGCGGGACGACCCTGGGATGGACAATTGGCACCCTGGCCCTTGGCATCGCATCAGTCTTTCTCTATTACCGCTATCAACACGACGTCTCCCCTTTCATTCGCCACGCAGGAGTCCTGGGGCCGATCACCGCTGTCATTTTGATGGCTATTTTATGTATCATCCCGTTTCCGGCCGAGTTCTTGATGGTCATCGATATGCAGGTGTTTGGCGTCTGGTGGGGTATCCTTTGGGTCTGGCTCGGCGCAATGCTCGGGGCGTGGGTCACGTATCTGATCGCAAAACGCCTCGGCGAGTCGTTTGCGCGGCGGTTCGTCTCGGAGAAGCATCTGAATAAACTCAGCGACATGGTAAAACGCCATGGGGCCATCGGCCTCCTGATGGCGCGCATGATTCCTCTGATCCCATTTGTCGTCCTGAATTATGCAAGTGCCATGCTGCCCGAGGTGCACTTGCTTACCTATCTCGTCACGACAGGCATCGGCATCATGCCGTATGACCTCGGCGCGGCACTGCTTTTTTTAGGCTTTTCGAAACGTTGGCTTGAATGGATCATCGCAGGCGGAGTCACACTTGTTTTGATTTGGCTGATCACACTCTATTGGCAGCACCGCCATCGCGAAGAACGCCGCAAAAGCCAGGTTCACCTCAATAGCCAAGCGCAGCATCCACAAGACCTGCAAGCGGCTCCCCCGCGCGATACCGCGCGACGTTTTCGAGAAACGCGCCGACGACCTCTTCCGTAAGCGACGGACCCGACACGTGCGGCGTGACGGTAACACGGGGATGCGTCCAGAATGGGTGGTCTGACGGCAACGGTTCGACGGTGAACACATCGAGGATCGCACGGCGAAGGCGCTTTTCCTGAAGCGCGATGAGCAGCGCTTCTTCATCCACCAAATGTCCGCGCCCGACGTTTATAAGTATGCTTTCCGGCTTCATCGCGGCGAGCACGCGCGCATCCACAACCCGCTCTGTCTGTGGCGTGAGCGGCAATGCAAGCACGACCGCGTCGCACGACGCGACAAAAGCCTGCCAGTCGTCGGCACCATACTGCGAGTCAAGTCCTACGACAGGCAACTGGCGAAGGCTCAGACCGTGCACGCGCATGGAAAAAGCGCGCGCCATGCGGGCAATTTCGGCGCCAATCGAGCCAAGCCCCGCCACGCCAAGTGTCATACCGCGCAGTGAGCCCGTGCGCTTTTGTTCCCAGGCGTGCCTCTCCTGCGCGTCGCGAAACGCATCATAGCGCTTGATTTCTGCGAGAAGATGAAGAAAGACATACTCTGCCATCGGAGCGCCAAACTGTTCAACAATGCGCGCGACAGGCACCCGCTTCAAAACCCCTGAGCGCGCCGCGTCTTCCACCCCGGCTCCCATCAACTGGACAAACACCGGCAGTGGCTCATCGGCCGCGACGTTTACAAGCAAATCAAACGGATAGCGCCACGCAAAGAGACAGTCAGCCTGCGCCTGAAGCGCCTGCGCCTCTTCTCGATTGCTTGCTGTGATTACCTTTAAATCCGGCGCACGCCGGATGAGTTCTGCCGCATAATTCGCGACGGACGTCTCGTGATAGACAAGAACGGTGCGAACTGCTCGTGCCATGTGATGCCCTCCATCCATGTAAAATTCGAAATGCGCCATGGTTGTCTGGTATGATGAGAAAAACTGAACGCCTTAAGGAGGGACACCATGCCTTACTCGCTTTGGCGCTCCGTGCTTACAAACGGCCTTTTGCTTCTCATCGCAGCCCTGCTTACGAATCTGGCGAGCAGTTTTTTCGCGCAACTTCCCATGTCGATATGGTATCACCATCTCTTGAGATACGGTATTGCGATCCTCTTTAGCCTCATCGGCTTTCGGCTTGTCCGTCGCATCGGTCCGCACGACGTATTTCGCGTTCAACACGGCCAAAGTCACGGCGAGACAGCGCGCGCCATCGAACAGCGGCCCTTGTTGGTCGCGGCGAGAATCCTGCGCTTTGTCGGCTACATTGTCGTTTTGCTCATCGCGCTCAACACATTCAATATCAACGTGCAAAGCCTTTTGGTCGGCGGCGCGCTGACGGGCGTCATCCTCGGCATTGCCGCACAGTCCACACTTTCAAACCTGTTTGCCGGACTGCTCCTGCTCACGCTCCGCCCATTCACGGTCGGTCAGAAGATCAGCTTTCGCTCCTCATTTTTTAGTTCTGTCGAGTACACAGGCGTGGTGATCGACATGAACTGGTACTACACCGTCATTAAAGACCAGGGGCGTGAAGTGAAACTGCCCAATGCGGCGGTAATCGTCTCAGCCGTGGTCGTCCATCACAGTCAGGAGGACCAAAAATTCACGTTTGCCGTCCCGCTCACACTCACGCTTGACTCGCTCACAGAAACGCTAAAAAGGGTTTCCGGGCGCGAACTGCCCACGCGCATCACCGATCTTTCAAGCAGTGGCTATCATGTTGAAGTCACGTGTCCCGCGGATGTTCGTCCAGACCTTTTGCGCTGCGCATTGCTTGAAGCCACGTCTGCGCTTGGGCAAGAAAGCTGAGCTGTTCTTTCGGCAGATCGACAGGAAGTTCCTCAAGCGTGAGAAAGCGAAAATCGTCCACTTCCGCGTTTGCGACAAATGGATCCTGCGCTTCTAACTCACATAAAACAGCGATGTCAAGCGTTGCATACGCCTCCGTGACCGCCAGGATCGCGAGTGGCTTCACGCGGATGCCCGCTTCTTCGCGAAGTTCGCGCAATGCTGTTTCAAATGGCGCTTCGCCCCGTTCTTTTAAACCGCCGGGCAATCGCCAGGCGCCTTTTTTTCGATAGGTGTGGTGCAAGAGCAACCATTTTTCTTCTTTATTAAAGACGACAGCAACGACGCCGACGACATATTTTTTCTTGACAAGATAGATTATCAGGCGCGTGACAAAACCTGGTAAAACTTTCACAAGCTTGATTGTCCATCTCTTTTGCCATGAATCGCCCACCTACAAATTCCACCTTTATGGGGACTGCATGTGGATTGCGCAGGGCATGTCCCGTATACTACTACCATTGCGACAAAACGGCGCGTGAGCGATGTGAGGATTTTTGATTCAGGAGGTTACCTGTGACAAAACGTTATTACAGCGTGCGCGAGGCGAATGAACGCCTTCCTGCGCTGCGCGAACAGATTAAGGAGTTAAAGCAGGCGCGTGAAGAGATCACCATTCGTCGCCTTTCCATCGAGCGAAAAAAGCGGGAGATCAAATCCGTTACGCCAGACCAATTTTTCTTAGAAGAGGCAGAAATAGAATTCATGTTGATTGCGGCGCGGCAGCAGATTGACCACCTTGAGGCGCAGAGCATTTTTATCAAAGACATCGACGCCGGACTGATCGATTTTCTTACAAAGATCGGTGACCGCG is part of the Ferroacidibacillus organovorans genome and encodes:
- a CDS encoding mechanosensitive ion channel family protein; the encoded protein is MPYSLWRSVLTNGLLLLIAALLTNLASSFFAQLPMSIWYHHLLRYGIAILFSLIGFRLVRRIGPHDVFRVQHGQSHGETARAIEQRPLLVAARILRFVGYIVVLLIALNTFNINVQSLLVGGALTGVILGIAAQSTLSNLFAGLLLLTLRPFTVGQKISFRSSFFSSVEYTGVVIDMNWYYTVIKDQGREVKLPNAAVIVSAVVVHHSQEDQKFTFAVPLTLTLDSLTETLKRVSGRELPTRITDLSSSGYHVEVTCPADVRPDLLRCALLEATSALGQES
- a CDS encoding DUF2203 domain-containing protein; this translates as MTKRYYSVREANERLPALREQIKELKQAREEITIRRLSIERKKREIKSVTPDQFFLEEAEIEFMLIAARQQIDHLEAQSIFIKDIDAGLIDFLTKIGDREGYLCWRNGEPSVRFWHGIEEGFSGRKPLFDQEI
- a CDS encoding TVP38/TMEM64 family protein is translated as MAATKQKRGTTLGWTIGTLALGIASVFLYYRYQHDVSPFIRHAGVLGPITAVILMAILCIIPFPAEFLMVIDMQVFGVWWGILWVWLGAMLGAWVTYLIAKRLGESFARRFVSEKHLNKLSDMVKRHGAIGLLMARMIPLIPFVVLNYASAMLPEVHLLTYLVTTGIGIMPYDLGAALLFLGFSKRWLEWIIAGGVTLVLIWLITLYWQHRHREERRKSQVHLNSQAQHPQDLQAAPPRDTARRFRETRRRPLP
- a CDS encoding Na+/H+ antiporter NhaC family protein; amino-acid sequence: MIHPGWLSLLPFAVVIPVSMITRQVIPGLIAGLLAGAFLQTGSLFHMFDQALTDLYQEMQVTGNLHLVVFLYLFGVLVGLIRITGGVHGIATWLEPRIRTARSAYAITWLSSLATFMAPDFRIITVAPIMKEVGRRLNIKPYDLAYAIDVTSTPLISLVPIGTAFVGYMVGLLAVSLKHAGVATNAYPFFLTSLPFNFFAVVILIAGALRSFRVRRSAHGISADEGDGPLPEPVVSGAPDAVTAIPEDDPREPLDIWSERAKPSALHLVFPIVLLLILTFVLTYLNGSAPQRSVLQAFLHADAAKAMITAIFITVLLSLVFYLFRKQEIGRLMIGAISGGNEMMPVIVLLLLVWAVSYVSTQLGFSQYITQTVGHLIPKMLIAPSIFVLGSILSYFIGSSFGTWGIMMPLGFTLGLAMHASLPLIAGAVFAGGTLGGFASPLSDNTVAMATVMKLPVMKLARSLLRSTAIAGAISAILYGVAGMFA
- a CDS encoding NUDIX hydrolase; amino-acid sequence: MGDSWQKRWTIKLVKVLPGFVTRLIIYLVKKKYVVGVVAVVFNKEEKWLLLHHTYRKKGAWRLPGGLKERGEAPFETALRELREEAGIRVKPLAILAVTEAYATLDIAVLCELEAQDPFVANAEVDDFRFLTLEELPVDLPKEQLSFLAQAQTWLQAMRSAKGLDEHPRDT
- a CDS encoding D-2-hydroxyacid dehydrogenase, which codes for MARAVRTVLVYHETSVANYAAELIRRAPDLKVITASNREEAQALQAQADCLFAWRYPFDLLVNVAADEPLPVFVQLMGAGVEDAARSGVLKRVPVARIVEQFGAPMAEYVFLHLLAEIKRYDAFRDAQERHAWEQKRTGSLRGMTLGVAGLGSIGAEIARMARAFSMRVHGLSLRQLPVVGLDSQYGADDWQAFVASCDAVVLALPLTPQTERVVDARVLAAMKPESILINVGRGHLVDEEALLIALQEKRLRRAILDVFTVEPLPSDHPFWTHPRVTVTPHVSGPSLTEEVVGAFLENVARYRAGEPLAGLVDAALGY